The genomic window GCACGGGTAGCTGCCTTGTCAGGGGCCGGATGTCCGGTCCGGGCCCGCGGGACGGCGGCGGGAAGGAGCACTCCGATGGAAACCGCCGAGATGGTCGCCCGGCTGCTGCGCGCGCACGGGCGGACCTATGCCGACGAAGCCGGCATCACCCTTCGTGACAAGCCCGCACCGCTGTACCAACTGCTGGTCCTCACCGTCCTGTGTTCGATCCGGATCAAGGCGGAGATCGCCACGGCCGCCGCCAGGGAACTGTTCACCGCCGGGCTGCGCACACCGCAGGCGATGGCGAGCGCCGGCTGGCAGGAGCGGGTGGACGCACTCGGGCGGGCACACTACGTCCGGTACGACGAGAGCACCGCGACCGCACTCGGCGACGGCGCCGAGCTGCTGCTCGACCGCTACCGCGGCGACCTGCGGAAGATGCGCGCACAGGCCGGGGGCGAC from Kitasatospora sp. NBC_01250 includes these protein-coding regions:
- a CDS encoding endonuclease, whose product is METAEMVARLLRAHGRTYADEAGITLRDKPAPLYQLLVLTVLCSIRIKAEIATAAARELFTAGLRTPQAMASAGWQERVDALGRAHYVRYDESTATALGDGAELLLDRYRGDLRKMRAQAGGDLGRLRELLQEVPRIGPVGADIFCREVQAVWPDLRPFFDERACATAAGLGLPHTPDGLAKLVPPKDLARLAAALVRVRLSKRGADELRAA